The DNA window TACGGAAATAGTACTCCGTAAGTTCAACCCCTGTCAGTTTTACCGGTCCGTAGGGCTTGTCGGATGTACTATCAAATATTTCCTGCCAGGTAGTTTTCGGACTTTTCCTGAAATATTCCAGCGCCGAAACCAGGTGCCTGACATCGGGTACGCCCGCAGTGACGCTGAACCCCGCACCTAAGAGAAATGTGAAGAGGGGACCCGACGGCATGGGCGCATTTTTCCCCAGTTTTGCCTGCCGGGCATCCACAGTATTGATGACTTTGGCAATCATTTGCTGGACAGATGCAGATTTATCCTGTTTATCCATATATAAGTATCCTAAGTATCCGATTACCCTCTCCCTCGATGGGAGAGGGTGAGGGTGAGGGTGACTTTCATGCCTTCGTGGTGCCCCACGGGGGCACGAGGATTATTACGAAAAAAAGATTCCATATATTCCCCCCTTTAGAAAAGGGGGGCAGGGGGGATTTGATAATTGCGTGAAAAATCCCCCTGTATCCCCCTTTTGCAAAGGGGGACGTATCAGGTATTCATCCTGGACTCCCGCCGCAGCCTGCTTTGATAAGTACTTCATTCTTCACATGAAGTATATAGGGAAAGTGCTTTCGTATGTCAAGATTATTTACCCCCTCTTCTCCACAGAGCAACCCGATTATTTCTTGACTTCAGTTTTCTGCTGTGGATAATAAAATGTCAATGAACTCATCTAACGTACCGGCATATGCGATAAAGTATTTATGTGGCACATAATCCTGATTCCAATATCATTTACCCGCTCGGAAGCGTGTTCTTATCAAGTTATCAAATATGCATTGACCTGTATACAGGCACGTCATTATCAAAACCAAAGAAAGGATTGACGCCATGCCCAAAGTCAGCAAACTCGAAACGCAGAGTTTCTACAGAGGCCCCGGCAGCCGAGGCAAATTTGCGAAGTGCAATCTGTATATGGAATGGGATAATCAGTGCCTGCAGTACAGAGAAACCCTGATCTGGAAGAAACTATTTTTCAACAAAGTGGTGAACTGGGAGGCCAAACCCGGCGGATATAGAGGCACTTTTATCGATACCCGGTACCCGCCGAGCATCGTTCTGAGAACCGCATCGGGAACTGGCACGGAAGAAAGGGAATTCGCCATTCGTCACTTAGAGTTTGATAACTGGCTCTACTGGATCATTCGCAGTCTACTTAAATATTCCAAAGCCCCCATCCCGGACGAGCAGCTATCCGGTTTGTCCTCCAAACATAAAGCCAAGGTTCTTACCCGCCGCGATATGTCGGCGTTCGATCAATCGCACGAGGTTTTCATCACCATTTTGGAGAAACTAAGCAAAGAGACTGACAAGAGTGTTCTGGGTACCGATCAAAAGACTTTCGCAAAAAGTTCCCAGGATATCCCCAAGATGAAGTTTGGTGCGCTCAAAACCTATGTAGAAGATGGTACGACGACGGGTGGTATCGCGTATGGTAAAGTTGGCAAAAAAATTGGTACGGGTGGAAGCGATGCCGTGATCTTTGAAATACAAAAGCTGCTGGAACCTGTCCTGATAAAGAACACCGCCGGCGCCGGTTACACGATTGTGCGTCCCGCGGAGCCCATGATTGTCAAGGTGCCCAAATACTCCAAAGATGATCCGACCTCGCTCAAAGGTGTGATAAAAGAAGCCCGCATCCTGGCCGCGCTTGGCCGTCACCCCAATATTGTGGGGCTCATCGATGCTCATGTCCATGGCGTCAACCGTATCTATCTTTTTCTGGAAAAAGGGTATGAGGATCTTAAAAGCTGCATAACCAAAAAGTTGTCCTTAAGTCCGCCTCAGATTCGAAAATACGCCATGGGCATCCTCGCCGGCATCGATCACATGCATCAGCGTCGGGTTTACCACCTGGACATGAAACCGGAAAATGTCATCCTCTGTCAGGCCGACACGCCCAAAATAATCGACTTCGGCCTCTCGAAAACAAGAATCATTGACTCAAAAGAAGATATGTTTGACGAAACTTGGTATTTATATGGCACCAAAGAATATATGCCCCCCGAATCCTGGAATATAGGGGCCATTTTAAAAGAAACCGATTTAATCAAGCGCGACTCCTTCGCCGTCGGCATGACCATCTTTAATGCCCTGCTCTGCCCCTATTGCGGATGGAAGGCGTTTGAGGTCAAGGCCGGACTGGGTGAATCGCCAGATATCGTTCTCCAACGCAGCCATCACTTAATGAAACTGGTACGCGATGCGGCGAACCGTAAAAAGCTCACCAGCGACGGGCTGTTGATCCTGGCCGACGCCGCGAGCGGGTTGATCGAGGATAAGCCCGAAATACGTTTGACCTGCGGGCAGGCTCTGGAGTTTTTGAAGGCGGACCGAAAACAGCTACGGCAGGAGCACACGTCGAATCGCAGCGATGTTCTGACCGCCAAGAAGGAATACAATTACTTGAGGGACCAGCTCAAGAAGTCGGGGGATTGACAAAGACCCGGGGATCACATCTCTAAACCTACCTGCCCACGCCCTTGATTTTACTGAGAGGATACCGATAATTTATTGAAAGGGGTGGTTACGGTTACTTCGTCCACCAAGCACCTTCCACCTGGTAGTCCGTAAACCTGATCAAATCAAATTCCAATTGGGCTGCAAACTGACAACACCTGCTAATCCCCAGAATGGGCTCTGGTACTTTTCAATGGAACACAGCAGGATGGTTTGTTTTTAAAACCTGCTAAAACTTGTACTTCAGTCCTATACCGAGTGCGTTGGATGCACCCTCGATCCCATCGAAAAGTCCAAAGGTTCCGGACCGGTGGTGAAGGCGTAACACGAGGTTCCACTGAGGGGTTTTCGGCAGGGCGAATGTCAGTTCGAGCATCAGGTAGTTGAGAAGCATGGAAGTTTTTTCATGCATCTCTTCTTCTAGTTTCGGTGTGCTCGTGGCATAGGACAGGCCATCGCCGACAGCGAAGGTTGTGATGATATATTTGTTCCAGGGAAAGGTCAGCCACCTTAACGTAAAAAGGCCGTTGAACTCCCAGTGGTGCTGGTCACCCATGTGCTTGACCCCCTGCCCCTCAAGTTCCAGATCGAGGTGTTTCGAGAAGGAATAAATTTTCCTGGAGACGGCGAGGGCCATGAAATAGTAGGATGTATCGAAATCGGGTGAATAGAATGTTGACCAGATATCACCCCGCAACTGGCTGGCGCCGTACACCGTGACAGCCCAATCTTCCTTGGCTTCCGATGTCTGCGGAAAGACGAGGACAAAAGCAACTGCCAGGATCGGCAGGGGCCTTTTGAGGAATGTAAAAATCGAGGTCGGCTTAAGCATATATCCTGGTCAATGAAGATATAGGGTTTCCAGCTAACCTTCCTTGTTTGAAGAAGGCAACCTTTCCTGTCAATCTGCTGAGTCAAGTTTTTCAGCCATAATCAGCCTCATCATTATCCGGCCAGGAAATCAAGTACGACCTTGTTAAAATCTTCTGATTGCTCAAAGTTTGGAATATGTCCACATTGCTTCATAATGTAAAGTTGAGAATTGGGGATATTTTCTTTCCCATAGTAGGCATGCTTAAGGGGAAAAACACGATCATCTTCACCCCAGATGATCAGCGTAGGCCGCTTTATTTTATGAAGACTCTCCATAATAGGAGACAGAACTTCCTCTCTTGCACCGCGGCCATCGACCAACATGCGGACAACCTTTAAGAGAAATTCTGGTGATCCTGGCTGTGTAAACAATTTATAATAGATGTCAATGAAATCTTCGGTTATCAATGCATGGTTGCTAACCGCTAATTTGAAGAAAATGCTGACACCGATACGGCTGGGATATGATAGTAACTCTCCTATCCCGGGAAGTGACATCAACCGCAGCGTCCAAATGATCTCTTTACCAAAACCCGCACAGTCGGCCAATATCAGATTATTCACTTTTTGTGAATACTGAAGGGCATACTGGAGTGCAATACCTCCGCCGAGGGATTGACCTATAAGGGATACCTGTTCGATATTCAAGGCCTTCATGAAATCATCAACGAAGTAGGCGTAATCAAGAGGTGTAAATGATGATACCGGTTTATCAGATCGGCCGAAACCGGCTAAATCGGGAACATAAACCCTGTGTTGTTCTGCAATGGCATCGACATTGTGCATCCATATTTCCGCAGAGGCGCCAAGGCCATGGATGAGAATGACCGTTGATCCCTGATCTCCCACAGACCAGTAGCGGGTATTTATCTCTCCGGCCTTTATGTATTGATCCTTAGGAAGTAGTGGATTCATTTTACTAACAAGCAACAGGCGTTACATAAAAAATCTTGGTATTCAGATAATTTTTACTATATCTGGCGCATGCCTTTCAGAAGCAGGAGGTATACTTGTAGGGTAACCAAGAATAATCGGCGCCACTATTTCACAATCCTTTGGTACTCCAATATCACTCAGTATTTTATAATCACGGATATGTGCCCCTAATCCAATCCAGCAGGTTCCCAATCCCCTGGAGGTGGCTGAAAACATAAAATATGCAACGGTCAGGGCACAGTCTACATCAAGTGAATGAATATCTTTTGGACCAATGAAATAGGCTAGGCAGGGCGCATTGTAAAAAACATTGAACTGCTCGTCACGCAGACGTGGTTCATAGTTTTTCAGAGGTGAGTCGGGGTTCTGTTCAAGGTCGGAAAGAAGATTCCTCTTGCTTTCATCAGAAAGCTTTTTGATGTAATCACGGTTTTGAATAATGATAAACTTACATGGTTGGCCGTTAGTGGCCGTCGGGGCAAGACAGGTATCCTGGATAATTTCCTTTATGACTGATAAAGGCACTTCTTTGTTTTGAAAATCTCTGATGGCACGCCTGTTTGTTAAGAGTGTCTTA is part of the Deltaproteobacteria bacterium genome and encodes:
- a CDS encoding nitroreductase family protein translates to MDFKTLLTNRRAIRDFQNKEVPLSVIKEIIQDTCLAPTATNGQPCKFIIIQNRDYIKKLSDESKRNLLSDLEQNPDSPLKNYEPRLRDEQFNVFYNAPCLAYFIGPKDIHSLDVDCALTVAYFMFSATSRGLGTCWIGLGAHIRDYKILSDIGVPKDCEIVAPIILGYPTSIPPASERHAPDIVKII
- a CDS encoding protein kinase, with protein sequence MPKVSKLETQSFYRGPGSRGKFAKCNLYMEWDNQCLQYRETLIWKKLFFNKVVNWEAKPGGYRGTFIDTRYPPSIVLRTASGTGTEEREFAIRHLEFDNWLYWIIRSLLKYSKAPIPDEQLSGLSSKHKAKVLTRRDMSAFDQSHEVFITILEKLSKETDKSVLGTDQKTFAKSSQDIPKMKFGALKTYVEDGTTTGGIAYGKVGKKIGTGGSDAVIFEIQKLLEPVLIKNTAGAGYTIVRPAEPMIVKVPKYSKDDPTSLKGVIKEARILAALGRHPNIVGLIDAHVHGVNRIYLFLEKGYEDLKSCITKKLSLSPPQIRKYAMGILAGIDHMHQRRVYHLDMKPENVILCQADTPKIIDFGLSKTRIIDSKEDMFDETWYLYGTKEYMPPESWNIGAILKETDLIKRDSFAVGMTIFNALLCPYCGWKAFEVKAGLGESPDIVLQRSHHLMKLVRDAANRKKLTSDGLLILADAASGLIEDKPEIRLTCGQALEFLKADRKQLRQEHTSNRSDVLTAKKEYNYLRDQLKKSGD
- a CDS encoding alpha/beta fold hydrolase encodes the protein MNPLLPKDQYIKAGEINTRYWSVGDQGSTVILIHGLGASAEIWMHNVDAIAEQHRVYVPDLAGFGRSDKPVSSFTPLDYAYFVDDFMKALNIEQVSLIGQSLGGGIALQYALQYSQKVNNLILADCAGFGKEIIWTLRLMSLPGIGELLSYPSRIGVSIFFKLAVSNHALITEDFIDIYYKLFTQPGSPEFLLKVVRMLVDGRGAREEVLSPIMESLHKIKRPTLIIWGEDDRVFPLKHAYYGKENIPNSQLYIMKQCGHIPNFEQSEDFNKVVLDFLAG